In Vibrio gangliei, a single window of DNA contains:
- the tesB gene encoding acyl-CoA thioesterase II, translated as MSKQLQELLDLHQLERLEVGLFRGECENLGLPQVYGGQVIGQALSAAGYTVESDRTVHSFHSYFLHPGDIHTAIIYDVEKLRDGKSFSTRRVKAIQHGRPIFYLTASYQGVAEGFEHQETQMPEVTPPEQLMSETQLARNIMQTLPSGIQDIFCTDKPIEVRPVVVNNPLQPEALPAKQYLWIKANGTLPDDPILHQYLLGYASDWGFLVTALFPHKVSLLTPKFQVATIDHSMWFHRPFKMDEWLLYVIDSPTASNTRGLVRGEIYNQQGQLVATSVQEGVMRFRGQ; from the coding sequence ATGAGCAAACAATTACAAGAATTACTGGATTTACACCAACTTGAACGTTTAGAAGTTGGCCTATTTCGTGGTGAATGTGAAAATTTAGGCCTACCCCAAGTGTATGGTGGGCAGGTGATTGGTCAAGCCTTATCGGCGGCAGGTTATACCGTTGAGTCCGACAGAACAGTGCATTCTTTTCATAGCTATTTTTTGCACCCGGGCGATATTCATACCGCGATCATTTATGACGTTGAAAAACTGCGTGATGGAAAAAGTTTTTCTACTCGACGTGTCAAAGCCATTCAACACGGCCGACCTATTTTTTATTTAACCGCTTCATATCAAGGTGTGGCGGAAGGCTTTGAGCATCAAGAAACGCAAATGCCAGAAGTGACGCCACCTGAGCAGTTAATGTCTGAAACCCAACTTGCTCGCAATATCATGCAAACTCTACCCTCCGGTATTCAAGATATTTTCTGTACTGATAAGCCAATAGAAGTTCGCCCTGTGGTAGTCAATAACCCACTACAACCAGAAGCGCTTCCCGCTAAACAGTATTTATGGATTAAAGCCAATGGCACATTGCCAGATGATCCCATTTTGCATCAGTATTTACTCGGTTATGCATCCGACTGGGGCTTTTTAGTCACGGCGCTATTTCCGCACAAAGTGTCACTGCTAACCCCGAAATTCCAAGTCGCTACTATTGACCATTCCATGTGGTTCCACCGCCCATTTAAAATGGATGAATGGTTGCTGTATGTAATTGATAGCCCAACCGCCAGTAATACTCGCGGCTTGGTGCGTGGTGAAATTTATAACCAACAAGGGCAATTGGTTGCCACCTCAGTTCAAGAAGGTGTCATGCGCTTTCGTGGTCAATAA
- a CDS encoding Lrp/AsnC family transcriptional regulator, protein MSLFELDKVDKKLLNLLQQDGAISLQDLADAVSLTTTPCWKRLKRLEEQGIIDKRVALLNPEKLGLSFVAFALIKTNDHSNEWYQGFTETVADFPEVMEFYRMAGEYDYMMKVLVADMKAYDSFYKKLVNSVEGISNVTSTFAMESIKYTTALPIK, encoded by the coding sequence ATGAGTTTGTTTGAATTAGACAAAGTGGATAAAAAGCTACTGAATTTATTACAGCAAGATGGCGCAATATCATTACAAGATTTAGCCGATGCGGTCAGTTTAACCACGACGCCTTGCTGGAAGCGGCTAAAACGTTTAGAAGAACAGGGTATTATTGATAAAAGGGTGGCGTTATTAAATCCGGAAAAACTCGGATTATCCTTTGTTGCGTTCGCTTTGATAAAAACCAATGATCATTCCAATGAGTGGTACCAAGGCTTTACCGAGACAGTGGCGGACTTTCCTGAAGTGATGGAGTTTTACCGTATGGCGGGAGAGTACGATTACATGATGAAAGTATTAGTCGCGGATATGAAAGCCTACGATAGCTTTTATAAAAAACTCGTGAATAGTGTGGAAGGGATTTCGAATGTGACGTCTACCTTTGCGATGGAATCGATCAAATACACCACCGCCTTACCCATTAAATAA
- a CDS encoding PLP-dependent cysteine synthase family protein, whose amino-acid sequence MCIDRQWINQAINKIEADFQRSADTHLIKLDLPYLNGIDIYLKDESTHPTGSLKHRLARSLFLFALSNGWIGPETTIIEASSGSTAVSEAYFARLLGLRFIAVMPKSTATKKIEQIQFYGGEAHLVDRSDQIYDESRRLADELNGHYMDQFTYAERATDWRGNNNIADSIFCQMSREPHPIPSWIVMSAGTGGTSATIGRFLRYKKHATKLCVVDPENSVFHDFYNTGDANITIDTGSKIEGIGRPRVEPSFIPGVIDEMRTVPDAASVATIQWLEKILGRKAGPSTGTNLYGALNIAHEMIQRGETGSIVTLLCDSGDRYLNCHYNPEWLTQNIGDPTPYREKLKTITHL is encoded by the coding sequence ATGTGTATCGATAGACAATGGATTAACCAAGCCATCAATAAAATTGAAGCGGACTTTCAACGCTCGGCAGATACGCATTTGATCAAACTCGATCTGCCTTATTTGAACGGCATTGATATTTACCTAAAAGATGAAAGCACCCATCCAACCGGCTCTCTTAAACACCGTTTAGCGCGATCTCTGTTTTTATTTGCGCTATCAAATGGTTGGATTGGCCCTGAAACCACGATTATTGAAGCCTCATCGGGCAGTACCGCCGTATCGGAAGCCTACTTTGCACGACTTTTGGGGTTACGCTTTATTGCCGTAATGCCCAAGTCCACGGCTACGAAAAAAATTGAGCAAATCCAATTTTATGGTGGTGAAGCCCACTTAGTGGACCGCTCAGACCAAATTTATGATGAATCACGCCGCCTTGCTGATGAGTTAAATGGTCATTATATGGACCAATTTACTTATGCTGAAAGAGCGACCGACTGGCGAGGTAATAACAACATCGCAGACAGTATTTTTTGTCAAATGAGTCGTGAACCGCATCCCATTCCGTCTTGGATTGTAATGAGTGCCGGTACTGGCGGCACTTCAGCTACGATCGGCCGTTTCTTGCGCTATAAAAAACACGCCACGAAATTGTGTGTGGTCGATCCTGAGAACTCGGTATTCCACGATTTCTACAACACTGGCGATGCCAACATCACCATAGATACAGGCAGTAAGATTGAAGGCATTGGCCGCCCAAGAGTCGAGCCGAGTTTTATTCCTGGGGTGATTGATGAAATGCGCACGGTGCCAGATGCAGCCAGCGTTGCCACCATTCAATGGCTTGAAAAAATCCTTGGGCGCAAAGCGGGGCCTTCAACCGGAACGAATTTGTACGGCGCCTTGAATATCGCTCATGAAATGATACAGCGTGGTGAGACAGGCTCGATTGTGACTTTATTGTGTGACAGTGGTGATCGTTATTTGAATTGTCATTATAACCCTGAGTGGCTTACACAAAATATTGGTGACCCTACGCCATATCGTGAAAAGTTAAAAACGATCACACACTTATAA
- a CDS encoding porin family protein encodes MKSLRVLALAPLAMLSVSSHAATDFAGKDYFYLGTGTVGVTTDQVALSSNATLDLEDTKLYEHPNLTIGGGHYYSKYFAVEGFYRYSRSEGDISNDQGTGKLDTHQFGVSALATTGQIWKTPFELYAKLTGTYTYAKFDTSPDMDVDDESGVGGLNISGGVQWDLMNSDYFFRAEYVYALTMGDMFGYDDYDYKGVQISLGRTF; translated from the coding sequence ATGAAGTCACTACGCGTACTGGCACTTGCGCCGTTAGCTATGCTCTCTGTTTCATCTCACGCTGCAACTGATTTTGCTGGCAAAGATTATTTTTATCTAGGAACAGGTACCGTAGGTGTAACGACCGATCAGGTTGCACTTTCAAGCAACGCAACACTCGACCTCGAAGACACGAAACTGTACGAGCATCCAAACTTAACCATTGGTGGCGGTCACTACTACTCAAAATACTTTGCTGTAGAAGGCTTTTACCGTTATTCACGTTCTGAAGGTGATATTTCGAATGACCAGGGTACGGGTAAGTTAGATACGCACCAATTTGGTGTTTCAGCCTTAGCGACGACGGGTCAAATTTGGAAAACGCCTTTTGAGCTATACGCAAAACTAACCGGTACTTACACCTACGCGAAATTTGATACCTCTCCAGATATGGATGTGGATGATGAGTCTGGTGTTGGCGGCTTAAACATCTCTGGTGGTGTACAGTGGGATTTGATGAACTCAGACTACTTCTTCCGCGCTGAATACGTTTATGCGTTAACTATGGGTGATATGTTCGGTTACGACGATTACGATTACAAAGGCGTACAAATCAGCCTAGGTCG